A DNA window from Candidatus Bathyarchaeota archaeon contains the following coding sequences:
- a CDS encoding pyruvate synthase subunit beta, whose protein sequence is MATTPWKFTAKEIVEKPELFTAGHRACAGCGPAIALRQIMKATRGPTIVTNATGCMEVVSTIYPYTAWKVPWIHTAFENAAANASGIEAALKVMKRKGRLKHEHVDVIAFAGDGGTFDIGIQALSGAVERGHDFLYVLYDNEAYMNTGIQRSGGTPHGASTTTSPAGRVIPGKTQFKKPIADIIVAHEIPYVATASIAYWQDILSKARKSLEVEGPAFMHVFAPCPRGWRYNTSKTIEIARLAVETCIFPLWEAVNEEYRLSPQSKIMALKPERKKPVTEYLKMQRRFRHLFTPKFEYVIDDIQKVVDKRWNKLLRKCDMS, encoded by the coding sequence ATGGCAACAACTCCTTGGAAATTCACTGCAAAAGAAATCGTGGAAAAACCAGAACTCTTCACAGCTGGTCATCGGGCATGCGCAGGATGTGGCCCAGCCATTGCTTTACGGCAGATAATGAAAGCCACACGAGGACCTACAATAGTCACGAACGCAACAGGATGCATGGAAGTTGTATCGACGATATATCCCTACACGGCGTGGAAAGTCCCATGGATTCACACGGCCTTCGAAAACGCCGCAGCTAACGCATCCGGCATTGAAGCTGCTTTGAAGGTGATGAAAAGGAAGGGACGGCTTAAGCATGAGCATGTTGATGTGATAGCTTTTGCCGGTGACGGAGGAACCTTCGACATTGGAATTCAAGCGTTGTCAGGTGCAGTAGAACGAGGCCACGACTTTCTATACGTGCTCTACGACAATGAGGCGTACATGAACACGGGTATACAACGAAGCGGAGGCACCCCCCACGGCGCCTCAACCACCACATCACCAGCAGGCAGGGTAATCCCTGGAAAGACTCAATTCAAGAAACCCATAGCAGACATCATAGTAGCCCATGAAATTCCCTACGTGGCAACAGCTTCGATTGCATATTGGCAAGACATACTAAGCAAGGCGCGGAAAAGTCTAGAGGTAGAAGGCCCAGCTTTCATGCATGTCTTTGCACCTTGCCCCCGAGGCTGGCGCTACAATACAAGCAAAACTATAGAAATCGCCCGCTTAGCCGTGGAAACCTGTATATTTCCTTTGTGGGAAGCAGTGAACGAAGAATACCGCTTGTCTCCTCAGAGCAAGATTATGGCTTTGAAACCTGAACGTAAGAAGCCAGTCACGGAGTATTTGAAAATGCAGCGCCGTTTTAGACACTTGTTCACGCCGAAATTCGAATATGTAATAGATGACATTCAGAAGGTAGTTGACAAACGCTGGAACAAGCTGCTTAGGAAGTGCGACATGAGTTAA
- a CDS encoding serine hydroxymethyltransferase, whose amino-acid sequence MSARESYNRTFRLLQEHHKWFQESVPLIASENVSSPAVREALASDFGHRYAEGWPGERVYAGCTYIDQVELLCIDLMKKLFSAEFVDVRPISGVVANLVVYTAFAEPGDVMMALSIPCGGHITTGKKRLGGTAGAVSGLDVQYLALDYKELNIDVDKTKKRVKKMVDKGKPPKLVMFGASVFPFPHPIGELAEIFHNVGATVGYDAAHVAGLIAGGTFQDPLREGADVVSLSTHKTLFGPQHGGVLSWSKYADNIKRATFPGMVSNHHLHALAGVTVACAEMLEFGKEYTRQVIRNAKALAQDLHERGFKVLAEHKGFTESHVILIDITQQGDGGSIEETLEKANIIINRNLLPWDIKEGRHFMHPGGIRLGTSEITRLGMKESEMAEIAEFIKRVIIDKEDFHKVKSDVAEFRRDYEKVHYCFEDAAKAYKYVKLR is encoded by the coding sequence TTGTCTGCCCGCGAATCATATAACCGAACATTCAGACTGCTCCAAGAACATCATAAATGGTTCCAAGAAAGTGTTCCACTCATAGCAAGTGAAAACGTATCAAGCCCAGCTGTGCGTGAAGCGTTGGCAAGTGACTTTGGTCACCGGTATGCTGAAGGCTGGCCTGGCGAGCGGGTTTACGCTGGGTGCACGTACATAGATCAAGTTGAGCTTCTATGTATTGATTTGATGAAGAAGTTGTTTAGTGCAGAGTTTGTTGATGTACGTCCAATTTCAGGGGTGGTTGCAAACCTTGTAGTTTACACGGCCTTCGCGGAGCCCGGCGATGTCATGATGGCATTGTCGATTCCATGTGGAGGGCACATTACGACGGGTAAGAAGCGGCTGGGTGGCACTGCAGGTGCAGTTAGTGGTTTAGATGTGCAATACTTAGCCTTAGACTATAAGGAACTAAATATTGATGTGGACAAGACGAAGAAACGAGTGAAAAAAATGGTCGATAAGGGAAAGCCACCGAAACTGGTGATGTTTGGGGCAAGTGTGTTCCCGTTCCCACACCCAATTGGAGAACTAGCTGAAATCTTTCACAATGTAGGTGCTACAGTAGGCTATGACGCCGCTCACGTAGCTGGCTTGATTGCTGGCGGAACATTTCAGGATCCACTGCGAGAAGGCGCCGATGTTGTCAGCTTAAGCACTCACAAAACTCTTTTCGGCCCTCAACACGGCGGCGTACTTTCATGGAGCAAATACGCAGACAACATCAAGAGAGCCACGTTTCCAGGGATGGTTAGCAATCATCATCTGCACGCTTTAGCAGGCGTTACCGTGGCATGTGCTGAGATGTTAGAGTTTGGAAAAGAATATACCCGACAAGTTATCAGGAACGCGAAAGCGTTGGCGCAGGATTTGCATGAACGTGGGTTCAAGGTGTTGGCAGAGCATAAAGGCTTCACCGAGTCGCATGTCATTCTTATCGACATAACACAACAAGGTGACGGTGGCTCAATAGAGGAGACCTTGGAAAAGGCGAACATCATCATAAACCGCAACTTGCTGCCTTGGGACATCAAAGAAGGCCGTCATTTTATGCACCCAGGCGGGATAAGACTGGGCACATCTGAGATAACAAGGCTTGGCATGAAAGAGTCGGAGATGGCTGAAATCGCCGAATTCATAAAGCGTGTAATCATCGATAAGGAAGATTTCCACAAGGTCAAAAGCGATGTTGCAGAGTTTAGAAGAGACTACGAAAAGGTGCACTATTGCTTTGAAGACGCTGCAAAGGCGTACAAATACGTAAAACTCCGCTAG
- a CDS encoding DNA polymerase II large subunit — translation MSKEYQRYALSIENELKRLYEIARKAREKGLDPALKPESEIAKDLAELVEGLVGPTGVAESIRELSEKLPREELAFKIAEEIVYGKFGHMDTQTAAEQAVRTSLAILTEGITAAPLQGVVKVSIKTNLDQTKYLAIYYAGPIRAAGGTDQALTLVIGDFVRRLLGLDRYKPTEEEINRFIEEMRLYERSVGRFQYHVADERLRMALESIPVEVTGTESDPVEVQSFRNLPRIETNHVRGGALRVVNDGIIGRAAKVFIIIKKLGIEGWDWLKHTGETRGTQEKKKTAGFMEDIIAGRPVFSFPSQPGGFRLRYGRSRNTGLAAVGVHPLTMLVLNRFLAGGTQIRIELPGKSGIVMPVDTIEPPIVLLKDGSVTRVSRQNFEQIKNKVDKILFLGDLLVSFGDFLYNNKKLRPSGYTEEWWMDELKSVITQRFNGDCEKAATSTHVSAKRLETFLLHPFHNKPNAEEAIAIAKNLDVPLHPNYSFFWSNITTEELHELRQWLLNSQVERENEQISRITNELNATMKSMLERLCLPHQVVKNQIIIEGNEAFALATCLGIDSPTAKFDTTISSFEALKNLSGITVRAKIPTTIGARMGRPEKAKRREMKPRVHLLFPVGLAGGSQRDLIVAAQKGPVHIDLVKRRCPSCLELTLRTKCASCYVKTVLEKTCPRCGIKVDKDVCPTCKISTSGFERQTLDLKPLIRDSCRQLAVNQPEIIKGVKGLSNKYKVAEIFEKGILRARGDLSVYKDGTVRFDATNAPLTHFKPVEVKVSVEKLKQLGYALDFQGSPLTSEEQICELKVQDVVIPRKSVTYFVRVANFLDQLLEKVYKLPKHYNVKQAEDLVGHLLVGLAPHTSVGILGRIIGFTDLDVCYAHPLWHSAKRRDCDGDEDALMLALDTLLNFSRSYLPSQIGGIMDAPLFIIPVINPMEVQRQAHEFEIVDHYPLEFYAKTLENIAPWKVTNIIDLVAHKLGTEAQFEGFGYTTPVSNINMGNRESMYKKLKKMTDKLNSQLELADKIEAVDAKRVALKVLTTHFLRDISGNLRAFSTQGFRCKLCNKRFRRMPLKGKCLECGGPLSLTVYRGGIEKYIAAARRLVEKYDLPRYYLHRLALVEEEIVALFEGKKPRQISLVDFA, via the coding sequence ATGAGCAAGGAATATCAGCGATACGCGCTTTCAATTGAAAATGAACTGAAGAGACTTTATGAAATCGCCAGAAAAGCGCGAGAAAAAGGGTTAGACCCTGCACTAAAACCTGAATCCGAAATTGCGAAAGACCTTGCGGAGCTTGTAGAAGGTTTGGTGGGCCCCACGGGGGTTGCAGAGAGCATAAGGGAACTAAGCGAAAAGCTTCCTCGCGAAGAGCTTGCTTTTAAAATTGCCGAAGAAATTGTCTATGGTAAGTTTGGCCACATGGACACTCAGACCGCTGCAGAGCAAGCCGTTCGCACATCTCTTGCCATTCTGACAGAAGGCATAACAGCAGCTCCTTTGCAGGGAGTTGTAAAGGTATCCATAAAAACTAACCTCGATCAGACAAAGTATTTGGCTATATATTATGCAGGTCCAATTCGTGCGGCTGGAGGCACAGATCAGGCATTAACACTTGTCATTGGCGACTTTGTACGTCGTCTTCTTGGCTTGGACCGTTACAAACCTACGGAAGAAGAAATAAATCGGTTTATTGAAGAGATGCGGCTATATGAGCGAAGTGTGGGTCGATTTCAATATCACGTCGCTGATGAGCGACTTCGGATGGCTCTAGAGTCAATACCCGTCGAGGTAACGGGCACCGAATCTGACCCTGTTGAGGTGCAGTCTTTCCGTAATTTGCCTAGAATAGAGACAAATCATGTTCGTGGGGGTGCTCTGCGTGTAGTAAACGATGGTATTATAGGTCGAGCTGCAAAGGTCTTCATCATTATTAAAAAATTAGGCATTGAGGGTTGGGATTGGCTGAAACACACAGGTGAAACGAGGGGAACTCAGGAAAAGAAAAAGACTGCTGGTTTTATGGAAGACATAATTGCGGGGCGTCCCGTTTTTTCGTTTCCTTCACAACCAGGTGGGTTTCGCCTTCGTTATGGGCGGTCAAGAAACACTGGTTTGGCCGCTGTTGGAGTACACCCCTTGACAATGTTGGTTCTAAACCGATTCCTTGCTGGAGGCACACAGATTCGTATAGAATTGCCAGGTAAGAGTGGGATAGTTATGCCTGTGGACACTATTGAGCCACCTATAGTATTGTTAAAAGACGGCTCAGTAACTCGCGTTTCAAGACAAAACTTTGAACAAATAAAAAACAAGGTTGATAAGATTCTTTTTTTGGGTGACCTACTCGTTAGCTTTGGAGATTTCTTGTATAACAACAAAAAGCTTCGCCCTTCAGGGTATACAGAGGAATGGTGGATGGATGAGTTGAAATCAGTGATAACGCAGCGTTTTAACGGTGATTGTGAGAAAGCAGCAACATCTACACATGTCTCGGCGAAACGTTTAGAAACATTCCTTTTACACCCCTTCCACAACAAACCAAATGCGGAAGAAGCTATTGCGATAGCCAAAAACCTAGATGTTCCGCTTCATCCAAATTATAGTTTCTTCTGGTCGAACATAACAACCGAGGAATTACACGAACTGCGCCAATGGCTGCTCAATTCTCAGGTTGAAAGAGAGAACGAACAAATTTCCCGAATAACTAATGAATTGAACGCTACAATGAAGAGTATGCTAGAGCGTTTATGCCTTCCTCATCAAGTTGTCAAAAATCAAATAATCATTGAAGGCAATGAAGCTTTCGCCTTGGCTACTTGTCTTGGCATTGATTCACCAACAGCTAAATTTGACACTACCATTTCTTCTTTCGAGGCTTTAAAGAATCTTTCTGGTATTACTGTTCGAGCAAAAATACCTACCACCATAGGGGCACGTATGGGTAGGCCTGAGAAAGCAAAAAGACGAGAAATGAAGCCTCGCGTCCATCTTCTCTTCCCTGTAGGACTAGCTGGAGGGTCGCAACGTGATTTAATTGTAGCAGCTCAGAAGGGACCCGTTCATATAGACTTGGTAAAGCGACGATGCCCAAGCTGCCTAGAACTGACTCTAAGAACTAAATGTGCTTCATGTTACGTTAAAACAGTTCTTGAGAAAACTTGTCCCCGATGTGGCATAAAAGTTGACAAAGATGTTTGCCCGACCTGCAAAATTTCCACTAGCGGCTTTGAACGGCAAACGCTTGACTTGAAACCACTGATTAGAGATTCTTGCCGCCAGTTGGCTGTCAATCAGCCAGAGATTATTAAAGGAGTTAAAGGGTTGTCAAACAAGTACAAGGTTGCTGAAATTTTTGAGAAGGGTATTCTTCGCGCTAGGGGAGACCTGTCTGTTTATAAAGATGGGACAGTACGGTTTGACGCTACAAATGCTCCACTAACTCATTTCAAACCTGTTGAAGTCAAAGTTTCAGTGGAAAAGCTTAAACAGTTAGGATACGCTTTGGATTTCCAAGGCAGCCCTCTAACCAGTGAAGAGCAAATTTGCGAATTGAAGGTGCAAGATGTTGTCATCCCGCGAAAGAGCGTAACATATTTTGTTCGTGTGGCAAATTTTCTTGACCAACTTCTCGAAAAAGTCTACAAACTTCCAAAACATTACAACGTGAAACAAGCTGAAGACTTGGTAGGTCATCTTTTGGTTGGTTTGGCGCCCCACACTTCTGTCGGCATTTTAGGCCGCATCATAGGATTCACCGACCTTGATGTCTGCTACGCTCATCCCTTGTGGCATTCTGCAAAGCGGCGTGATTGTGATGGAGATGAAGACGCTTTGATGCTTGCTCTTGATACTTTGTTGAACTTTTCAAGGTCATATCTGCCTTCTCAAATAGGCGGCATAATGGACGCGCCTCTTTTCATAATTCCAGTTATTAATCCGATGGAGGTGCAGCGCCAAGCGCACGAGTTTGAAATTGTCGATCATTATCCTTTGGAATTTTACGCGAAAACGTTAGAAAATATTGCTCCTTGGAAAGTGACGAACATCATTGATTTGGTTGCTCATAAGTTGGGAACTGAAGCGCAGTTTGAAGGCTTTGGCTATACAACTCCTGTTTCGAACATTAACATGGGGAATCGTGAAAGCATGTATAAGAAACTTAAGAAGATGACCGACAAGCTAAACAGTCAGTTAGAGCTTGCAGACAAAATTGAAGCGGTTGACGCCAAGCGTGTGGCTTTGAAAGTCTTAACAACTCATTTTCTTAGGGATATCTCTGGGAACCTCCGCGCTTTCTCAACTCAAGGCTTCCGCTGCAAACTGTGCAACAAACGTTTCCGCCGCATGCCACTTAAAGGAAAATGTCTAGAATGCGGAGGCCCATTGTCACTGACAGTGTATCGTGGCGGAATCGAAAAATATATTGCCGCCGCACGGCGCCTCGTCGAAAAATATGATCTGCCCAGATATTATCTTCACCGTCTTGCATTGGTGGAAGAAGAGATAGTCGCTCTATTCGAAGGCAAGAAGCCTCGGCAAATAAGCCTTGTAGATTTTGCTTAA
- a CDS encoding nucleotide pyrophosphohydrolase, producing the protein MMRRIYFHRDFKRGVVGTFRWLKEEVDELEEAMQNGNKKALEDEFADVIAWLASLANVLEIDLEEASLRKYDNCCPKCGSSPCKCLVK; encoded by the coding sequence ATGATGCGACGTATTTATTTTCATAGAGACTTTAAACGAGGGGTAGTGGGAACGTTTAGGTGGCTTAAAGAGGAAGTTGACGAGCTTGAAGAAGCCATGCAAAATGGAAATAAGAAAGCCCTAGAAGACGAGTTTGCAGATGTTATCGCTTGGCTTGCGTCATTGGCTAATGTTCTTGAAATAGACTTGGAAGAGGCTTCACTAAGGAAATATGATAACTGTTGCCCGAAATGTGGTTCATCGCCCTGCAAATGCCTTGTGAAATGA
- a CDS encoding 4Fe-4S binding protein has product MSQKPKGWKEVPLAGVCWKPATEYLTGDWRTFKPVRDPEKCTRCLLCPMICPDSAITWNKTTEDIEFNYDFCKGCGICANECPADAIKMVREGEA; this is encoded by the coding sequence ATGAGCCAAAAGCCGAAGGGCTGGAAAGAAGTCCCCCTGGCAGGAGTTTGTTGGAAGCCGGCAACGGAATATCTCACCGGCGACTGGAGAACCTTCAAGCCAGTGCGTGACCCTGAAAAATGCACCAGATGCCTATTATGCCCCATGATTTGCCCCGACTCAGCCATAACGTGGAACAAAACCACAGAAGACATCGAGTTCAACTATGATTTCTGTAAAGGATGTGGCATATGCGCCAATGAATGCCCCGCAGACGCCATAAAAATGGTGAGAGAAGGGGAGGCTTAA
- a CDS encoding DUF2070 family protein: protein MVSESLEHSIERVEKHYSSLFILPSFRKITFLTFLSCIIGSVITTSLLARTDMSLALQFGLLLFLSSAISDFIIRQVFMKSDPVHNVRRCAALSMFSILLWLSFLLIGSLLTLFLNSWIFWVDLFFIGFTAVCILRLIVFSATSFAPYRKVVGASMMQPIVCLLPMFYVSFSVGHIFASITMAYFLFSIPISILTSFIFISSVNSIGVETFKIPTTMVLKAFLVNWMENLNVPVENLFERFGTEKTIDFSLLAFKAEDRIKSVIVVSSFHPGPFRNVGSSLLPFMIQEALEKKLCGVVSVPHGLFGHEFDLSSQQQNQKVLRGVLDSSDFTHFGLKATRFVEAKKGIAGAGCQIFGDCAVLTLTLAPETTEDFPQEIGDFILVEASKLGLAHVIIINAHNSINGVFDVSGVVEPLKEAALDVLKKASKLKRSSIEVGAAKVVPKEFSFEDGMGPGGICALVIRVGKQTCAYVTIDGNNMVSGLREKILGSLKELDVDIGEVFTTDTHVVNGIIMTARGYHPLGEAISHEKLINYIKQAVREALSNVEYTSTAWRVGEVPNVSVIGEKQIKELSLLADRASQRAKKTAIPLFTAVGLLLTALVTVL from the coding sequence TTGGTTTCTGAAAGTTTGGAACATTCGATTGAAAGGGTAGAAAAGCATTATTCTTCACTATTTATTTTACCGTCTTTTAGAAAAATAACATTTCTCACATTTCTGTCGTGCATAATAGGCAGTGTTATAACGACTTCTTTGCTTGCACGCACGGATATGAGTTTGGCTTTGCAGTTTGGCTTACTTCTTTTTTTGTCGTCAGCAATTTCCGACTTTATTATAAGACAGGTTTTTATGAAATCAGACCCTGTTCATAACGTGCGGCGTTGCGCTGCTCTTTCTATGTTCTCTATTCTGTTGTGGTTAAGTTTTCTCCTAATTGGTTCTTTGCTAACTCTTTTTCTTAATTCGTGGATTTTTTGGGTTGACCTTTTTTTCATAGGGTTCACCGCTGTTTGCATTCTTCGTTTGATCGTGTTTTCTGCAACTTCTTTTGCACCTTATCGGAAAGTTGTGGGTGCATCTATGATGCAGCCTATAGTTTGTCTTTTACCCATGTTCTATGTGTCATTCTCTGTAGGCCATATCTTTGCCAGTATTACAATGGCATATTTTCTCTTTTCAATTCCCATATCGATTCTTACATCGTTTATCTTCATCAGTTCAGTGAACAGCATAGGCGTTGAAACTTTCAAAATACCTACGACCATGGTCTTGAAGGCTTTTCTTGTTAACTGGATGGAAAATCTGAATGTACCTGTTGAAAATCTTTTTGAAAGATTTGGAACGGAAAAAACTATTGACTTCTCTCTATTAGCCTTTAAGGCAGAAGACCGTATTAAATCTGTAATTGTTGTATCATCTTTCCATCCTGGACCCTTTAGAAATGTCGGGAGTAGTCTTCTTCCGTTCATGATTCAAGAAGCATTAGAAAAGAAGTTATGTGGCGTTGTATCAGTTCCTCACGGCTTGTTTGGACATGAGTTTGATCTTTCGTCTCAGCAACAAAATCAAAAAGTATTGAGAGGGGTTTTAGACTCATCTGATTTTACCCATTTTGGTTTGAAAGCGACGCGATTTGTAGAAGCGAAGAAAGGTATTGCGGGTGCGGGTTGTCAGATATTTGGAGATTGTGCAGTTCTTACTCTGACTTTGGCGCCTGAGACAACCGAGGATTTTCCGCAGGAAATAGGTGATTTTATTCTTGTAGAAGCGTCAAAGCTTGGTTTAGCTCATGTAATAATAATTAATGCCCATAATAGCATCAACGGGGTCTTTGATGTAAGCGGTGTTGTGGAGCCTTTGAAAGAGGCTGCTCTTGACGTTTTGAAAAAAGCCTCCAAACTAAAGCGTTCTTCTATTGAAGTAGGTGCAGCAAAGGTTGTACCGAAGGAGTTTAGTTTTGAGGATGGGATGGGGCCTGGTGGAATATGCGCTTTAGTAATTAGAGTTGGCAAACAGACTTGTGCTTACGTGACTATTGATGGCAATAACATGGTTTCTGGTCTTAGAGAAAAGATTCTTGGCTCTCTAAAAGAGTTGGATGTTGACATAGGGGAGGTTTTCACCACGGACACGCATGTCGTAAACGGCATTATTATGACTGCGCGTGGATATCATCCTCTGGGCGAGGCGATATCTCATGAGAAGTTGATTAACTATATCAAACAAGCAGTCAGAGAAGCATTGAGCAATGTGGAGTATACATCTACTGCTTGGCGTGTAGGCGAGGTTCCCAATGTGAGTGTGATTGGAGAAAAACAGATAAAAGAGCTGTCGCTTCTGGCAGATAGGGCATCACAACGGGCTAAGAAAACGGCAATCCCACTATTCACGGCAGTGGGCTTGCTTTTGACAGCGTTGGTTACTGTCTTATAG
- a CDS encoding geranylgeranylglyceryl/heptaprenylglyceryl phosphate synthase, which produces MVGPVENYLLKRIQEEGAIHLTLIDPEKVTVSSASQLAKRVEVYKTTAIMVGGSTSTSITHLNSIIKAIKRTVKIPIILFPNNITGISKYADAIWFMSLLNSVDPYFLMGAQVLGAPMVKKYGLEPLPLGYIIVGEGGTAGIVGRAIPIPYTKPELAAVHALAAQYFGMRFVYLEAGSGASQPVPSVMIKTVKHAISTPLIVGGGIRDSGQAKTAVAAGADIVVTGNITEEIGTRSMFKKLVTTVKKNVV; this is translated from the coding sequence ATGGTCGGCCCTGTAGAAAATTATCTTCTTAAGCGTATTCAAGAAGAAGGTGCGATCCATCTTACTTTGATTGACCCCGAAAAAGTTACAGTCTCTTCTGCTTCTCAACTAGCTAAAAGAGTAGAGGTATACAAAACGACAGCCATTATGGTAGGTGGCTCCACTTCCACTTCTATAACTCATCTAAACAGCATCATAAAGGCGATAAAACGTACAGTAAAAATTCCCATAATCTTGTTTCCAAACAATATAACCGGAATCAGCAAATACGCAGATGCAATATGGTTCATGTCTCTTCTAAACTCGGTTGATCCTTATTTTCTTATGGGCGCTCAAGTTTTAGGCGCTCCCATGGTTAAAAAATACGGTTTAGAACCTCTTCCGCTTGGCTATATTATTGTAGGTGAAGGTGGTACCGCTGGAATTGTAGGAAGAGCCATTCCCATTCCCTACACGAAACCAGAACTTGCCGCAGTACATGCGTTGGCGGCACAATATTTTGGCATGAGGTTTGTTTATTTGGAAGCGGGATCTGGAGCAAGCCAACCAGTTCCGTCGGTCATGATAAAGACTGTAAAACACGCCATTAGCACTCCTTTAATTGTTGGAGGCGGAATTCGCGATAGTGGGCAGGCTAAAACTGCTGTTGCGGCCGGTGCAGACATAGTTGTGACTGGAAACATCACCGAAGAAATAGGCACTAGAAGTATGTTTAAAAAACTCGTGACAACTGTCAAGAAGAACGTGGTTTAG
- a CDS encoding preprotein translocase subunit Sec61beta, whose amino-acid sequence MSRKKKRESGAPMPAASAGLLRFFEEETNGIRIKPELIIVLAISLIIFCILAQLYYVGGLF is encoded by the coding sequence ATGAGTAGAAAGAAAAAGCGGGAAAGTGGTGCTCCAATGCCAGCAGCAAGTGCTGGTTTGCTGCGATTTTTTGAAGAGGAGACTAACGGTATACGAATTAAACCAGAGCTTATTATTGTTCTCGCTATTAGTTTGATAATTTTCTGTATACTAGCACAGCTCTACTATGTCGGAGGACTTTTCTGA
- the porA gene encoding pyruvate ferredoxin oxidoreductase: MATIQQKVLALNGDEAVALAVKQSDVDVVAAYPITPQTIIVERFSEYVADGEVDTEFICTESEHSALSACLTASATGVRTFTATASAGLALMHEILAVTSGCRAPVVMAIVNRALSAPINIHCDHSDSMAERDSGWIQIYAENSQETYDSIIQAFRIAEHTDLLLPVMVCLDAFVLSHTLENVKVLPDETVRKFVGTRQIPLVMGHEGKKVPFKLDPDTPITMGPLDLYDYYFEHKRQQEEAMRKASKIIADIHNEYAQLSGRKYGNGLVDAYYLEDADIATVCLGSTAGTAKTVVDQLRAEGAKAGLLRLRTFRPLPVTDIRKALANVKAVAVMDRSNSFGGHGGAVFHEIRHALYDAQSHPYVVNYIYGLGGRDMPQNIIRGIYEDLQEILETKQVKSYVQFAGVRE, translated from the coding sequence ATGGCAACTATTCAACAAAAAGTCCTTGCATTAAATGGCGACGAAGCAGTTGCTCTGGCCGTCAAACAGTCAGATGTAGACGTGGTAGCAGCATATCCGATAACCCCTCAAACAATCATCGTAGAACGGTTCAGCGAATATGTGGCAGACGGAGAGGTAGACACCGAATTTATATGCACAGAGTCAGAACACAGCGCCCTCAGCGCATGTTTAACTGCCTCTGCCACCGGAGTTAGAACCTTCACCGCAACCGCTTCAGCTGGTCTTGCCTTGATGCATGAGATACTCGCCGTTACGTCAGGGTGCAGAGCACCCGTGGTAATGGCTATCGTAAATCGCGCGTTATCCGCGCCGATAAACATACACTGTGACCACTCGGATAGCATGGCAGAGAGAGATAGCGGTTGGATACAAATCTACGCCGAAAACTCGCAGGAAACGTACGATTCAATAATTCAAGCCTTCAGAATAGCCGAACATACAGACCTGCTTCTCCCAGTCATGGTGTGTCTCGACGCGTTCGTCCTCAGCCACACTCTGGAAAACGTCAAAGTTTTACCCGACGAAACTGTGCGAAAGTTTGTTGGCACTAGGCAAATTCCTTTAGTAATGGGGCACGAAGGCAAAAAAGTGCCCTTCAAACTGGACCCAGACACCCCGATAACGATGGGGCCCTTAGACCTTTATGACTATTATTTCGAGCATAAGAGACAGCAAGAAGAGGCAATGCGAAAAGCGTCAAAAATAATTGCGGATATCCACAATGAGTATGCTCAACTAAGCGGACGCAAATATGGAAATGGACTTGTTGACGCTTATTATCTTGAAGACGCCGATATTGCAACAGTATGCCTTGGCTCAACCGCGGGCACTGCCAAAACTGTCGTGGATCAGCTTCGAGCCGAAGGGGCAAAAGCTGGACTCTTACGTCTCCGCACCTTTAGACCGCTACCAGTAACTGACATCAGAAAGGCATTGGCTAACGTGAAAGCAGTGGCGGTAATGGATCGAAGCAACAGCTTCGGCGGACATGGAGGAGCGGTGTTTCACGAAATCCGTCACGCTCTCTACGACGCCCAATCACATCCATATGTTGTAAATTATATATACGGTCTTGGAGGAAGAGATATGCCTCAAAACATTATCCGAGGTATTTATGAAGACCTGCAGGAAATCCTCGAGACTAAACAGGTGAAAAGTTATGTGCAGTTTGCAGGAGTGCGAGAATAG